One genomic region from Anabaena sp. PCC 7108 encodes:
- a CDS encoding prepilin-type N-terminal cleavage/methylation domain-containing protein yields MNLLQLPSKNIKNKYHCLAPEADQKNAGFTLIELLVSLLIAGILLAVMAPGWLGFVQRQRLNKAFDGVVSAVRQAQTEAKNKKLTYSASFRNNNNIPQYVVYPVTTVPSDDSWKRLATDLEANQVLLYTNLTTLPSPLTPTSKIVYNTTVTGKSISTTPASGTITFDYTGALASKNSGSNADTDLIVMVAIPNAGTNTPSGSKRCIFVRTLIGGTQTATGTDCKAN; encoded by the coding sequence ATGAATTTACTACAATTGCCCAGCAAAAATATCAAGAATAAATATCATTGTCTTGCACCTGAAGCAGATCAGAAAAATGCTGGTTTTACCTTAATAGAACTTTTAGTATCGCTGCTAATTGCAGGAATTTTATTAGCAGTTATGGCTCCTGGTTGGTTGGGATTTGTGCAAAGACAGCGGCTAAATAAAGCCTTTGACGGCGTTGTTTCTGCTGTGCGACAAGCACAGACGGAAGCTAAAAATAAGAAACTTACCTATAGCGCGAGTTTTAGAAACAACAATAATATCCCTCAATATGTCGTTTATCCTGTTACTACCGTACCTTCAGATGATAGTTGGAAGCGTCTAGCTACTGACCTTGAAGCCAATCAAGTCTTATTGTATACCAATCTTACTACTCTTCCGTCTCCGCTTACGCCTACGTCTAAGATTGTTTATAATACAACAGTTACTGGTAAGAGCATATCTACTACACCAGCTTCTGGAACCATTACTTTTGACTACACGGGTGCTTTGGCAAGCAAGAATAGTGGCAGTAATGCTGATACAGATTTAATAGTTATGGTAGCTATACCTAATGCCGGAACTAATACTCCTAGTGGGTCAAAACGCTGCATTTTCGTAAGAACACTGATAGGAGGTACACAAACAGCTACAGGTACAGATTGTAAGGCCAACTAA
- the hpsE gene encoding hormogonium polysaccharide biosynthesis glycosyltransferase HpsE translates to MNNCLNFTVAIPTYNGEHRLPELLERLQKQLKTEHLSWEIIVVDNNSTDKTAEVVRTYQKNWRCPYALKYCFEPKQGAAHARKKAIAESESELIGFLDDDNYPNSNWVAAAYNFAQKYPQAGAYGSQIHANWEIKPPENFQKIAPFLAITERGNLPLLYKPTKKLLPPSAGLVVRKEAWIDNVPIDPILTGRVKGNMLTGEDLEMLSYIQKSGWEIWYNPEMEIYHQIPSSRLKREYLIPFFRGIGLSRYVTRTVNIKPYLKPFAVVAYMINDFRKISLHWLKYRTKLKTDLVAACELELFLGSLISPFYLWLNGYLKEF, encoded by the coding sequence ATGAATAATTGCCTTAATTTTACAGTAGCTATTCCCACCTACAATGGTGAACATCGTTTACCTGAGCTACTAGAACGCCTGCAAAAGCAACTAAAAACTGAGCATTTATCTTGGGAAATAATTGTTGTTGATAATAACAGCACAGATAAAACAGCCGAAGTTGTTCGCACCTATCAAAAAAATTGGCGCTGTCCTTATGCTTTAAAATACTGCTTTGAGCCAAAACAAGGTGCAGCACACGCGAGAAAAAAAGCAATAGCAGAATCAGAAAGTGAACTAATTGGTTTTCTAGATGATGACAATTACCCTAACTCAAATTGGGTAGCAGCAGCTTATAATTTTGCTCAAAAATATCCCCAAGCAGGGGCGTATGGTAGTCAAATTCACGCAAACTGGGAAATAAAACCACCCGAAAACTTTCAAAAAATTGCCCCATTTTTAGCAATTACAGAACGAGGAAATTTACCTCTTCTATATAAACCAACAAAAAAATTACTACCACCTTCAGCAGGACTTGTTGTCCGCAAAGAGGCTTGGATAGATAACGTACCAATTGACCCTATTTTAACTGGTAGAGTCAAAGGTAATATGCTAACTGGTGAAGATTTAGAAATGTTATCTTATATCCAAAAAAGTGGCTGGGAAATTTGGTACAACCCGGAGATGGAAATTTATCATCAAATTCCCAGTTCACGCTTAAAAAGAGAGTATCTAATCCCATTTTTTAGAGGTATTGGACTTAGCCGTTATGTGACTAGAACAGTAAATATAAAGCCTTACTTAAAACCGTTTGCTGTTGTAGCTTACATGATCAATGACTTTCGTAAAATTTCTTTACACTGGCTTAAATATCGAACCAAATTAAAAACTGATTTAGTAGCTGCTTGTGAGTTAGAACTGTTTTTAGGTAGCTTAATTAGCCCATTTTATCTTTGGTTAAATGGCTATTTAAAGGAGTTTTAA